A genomic window from Anthocerotibacter panamensis C109 includes:
- a CDS encoding phosphatase PAP2 family protein encodes MPRLVISQFLLQPIPYGAQQALPQAINAPTIGLDYMTQYAEWLSIERSFAPAQPQTFEPELKFLYSGRALAQWVHIDWPYNSPLNACLILLGYGSGAFDAGNPYTATNSLTQQGFNTFGGPHPLNLVSKAADLALKAAWFQKWQVHRRIRPEMFGGRVHNVLTGAANYPINSALLNSPVLPLIFEYNRQQNLARFGQNVGTYLQSQVYPEGSPTHPSYPSGHATFAAAGATVLKAFFNESFVIPNPVQPSPDGRSLVPYVGPPSRSVAS; translated from the coding sequence GTGCCCCGGCTGGTTATCTCGCAGTTCCTGCTACAGCCTATTCCCTACGGTGCTCAGCAAGCGCTCCCCCAGGCCATCAACGCGCCGACGATTGGGCTGGACTATATGACGCAGTACGCCGAGTGGCTGTCGATTGAGCGTAGCTTTGCCCCTGCTCAACCCCAGACCTTTGAGCCGGAGCTGAAGTTCCTCTACAGCGGTCGGGCCTTGGCCCAATGGGTGCACATCGACTGGCCCTACAACTCTCCTTTGAACGCTTGCTTGATCCTGTTGGGCTACGGGTCGGGTGCTTTTGATGCAGGCAACCCCTACACCGCAACCAACTCCCTGACTCAGCAAGGCTTCAACACCTTCGGCGGTCCCCACCCGCTCAACTTGGTCTCGAAGGCAGCAGACTTGGCCCTGAAAGCAGCTTGGTTCCAGAAGTGGCAAGTACACCGCCGCATCCGTCCCGAGATGTTCGGTGGACGCGTCCACAATGTGTTGACGGGTGCAGCCAACTACCCGATCAATTCAGCTCTGCTCAATTCCCCAGTACTGCCGTTGATTTTCGAGTACAACCGTCAGCAGAACCTCGCCCGGTTTGGTCAGAACGTGGGAACCTATCTGCAAAGCCAGGTCTATCCCGAAGGCTCTCCCACCCATCCGTCTTACCCCTCCGGCCACGCCACATTTGCAGCAGCAGGGGCTACGGTGCTCAAAGCCTTCTTCAATGAGAGCTTTGTCATCCCCAACCCTGTCCAACCGTCCCCCGATGGCAGGAGCCTCGTTCCTTACGTAGGCCCCCCCTCACGGTCGGTGGCGAGCTGA
- a CDS encoding F0F1 ATP synthase subunit B has translation MVSAWIGEWFFVAAETAEGGGGPLDFIKENNLVNFLIVAGLLFYVGKGFLSKLLGERRQNIKEEIDEVETRAKAAEQELIRQKQNLAQAQTEAANIKARALENAKRVREEILAQIDGEIARMRQESQKEMEAGRERVVSQLRIIALERTFQKVESELPSLLNDDIHRNLIDEGLMLLDRGG, from the coding sequence ATGGTGAGCGCATGGATTGGGGAATGGTTCTTCGTCGCGGCGGAGACAGCAGAGGGCGGGGGTGGTCCCCTCGACTTCATCAAGGAGAATAACCTCGTCAATTTTCTGATTGTCGCGGGTCTGCTCTTCTATGTAGGCAAGGGCTTCCTGTCCAAACTCCTCGGGGAACGCCGCCAAAACATCAAGGAAGAAATAGACGAGGTTGAAACCCGCGCCAAGGCAGCAGAGCAGGAGTTGATCCGCCAGAAGCAAAACTTGGCCCAAGCCCAGACCGAAGCTGCCAATATCAAAGCGCGGGCTTTGGAAAACGCCAAGCGTGTCCGCGAAGAAATCCTAGCTCAGATCGACGGGGAGATTGCCCGGATGCGTCAGGAATCCCAAAAAGAGATGGAAGCCGGACGCGAGCGGGTTGTTTCCCAACTACGGATTATCGCCCTGGAGCGTACGTTCCAGAAAGTTGAGTCCGAGCTACCTAGTTTGTTGAATGATGACATCCATCGCAATTTGATCGATGAGGGGCTCATGCTCCTGGATCGAGGAGGTTAA
- a CDS encoding F0F1 ATP synthase subunit B' has protein sequence MTFDVMGLLLLGAETAEAVGNELSGGSNFYCPAGLLCINGTLLFQAVNFLVLAVILNFVFYKPIQKVLEDRENHILSKRKEAQQRLEDARRMAEQYEAELVDTRREAQEIVAQAEAEATSIRNQRLAEVQAEAKARLELAQAEVLRSREEALAGLQSEIDLLSKQITSKLLTTAGRPR, from the coding sequence ATGACCTTCGATGTGATGGGTCTTTTACTCCTTGGGGCAGAGACTGCCGAAGCTGTAGGGAATGAACTCTCCGGCGGAAGTAATTTCTACTGCCCCGCGGGGCTTTTGTGCATCAATGGCACCTTACTCTTTCAAGCGGTCAACTTCCTAGTGTTGGCTGTCATCCTCAACTTTGTCTTCTACAAGCCTATCCAAAAGGTGCTTGAGGACCGGGAAAACCATATCCTCAGTAAGCGCAAGGAGGCCCAACAACGCCTTGAAGATGCGCGGCGCATGGCGGAGCAGTACGAGGCAGAGTTGGTGGACACCCGGCGCGAGGCTCAGGAGATTGTGGCTCAAGCTGAGGCTGAGGCCACGAGTATCCGCAACCAGCGCTTGGCCGAAGTTCAAGCCGAGGCTAAAGCCCGCCTCGAACTGGCTCAAGCTGAGGTACTACGTTCCCGCGAAGAAGCCCTGGCGGGTCTGCAAAGCGAAATAGACCTGCTCAGCAAACAGATCACAAGCAAGTTGTTGACGACCGCTGGTCGTCCCAGGTAG
- a CDS encoding tetratricopeptide repeat protein, which produces MQKYTYVLLIGLASASLMMSPIGLPGIPFQSRVLAQGASTTAVITPTPTDQAFELKRLADDKFGQSQFAASIELYKQALDAEKKLGNQSRAAQILQQMGATYVLLKNDNQALDAYQQASVIYKNLKDPEEAEALYHSGEVYTNLHQYDKAIAAYQKSLALQKKPETRLRGNALYKLGIAYEQTGQPDKALSAYQPAVLIQKNFFDRVALSDTLIRVGTIYQKKKQYPKALEAFQQALTVKRETFSQFGQQQMYNKIAQVYLQLNEPSKALESYEQALKIARAIKDRKGEKVILTSLGTIYEKVGQKTKASEALKQAEALGG; this is translated from the coding sequence ATGCAAAAATACACATACGTTCTTCTGATTGGCCTCGCCTCAGCTAGTCTGATGATGTCGCCTATTGGCCTTCCTGGCATCCCTTTCCAAAGTCGCGTTCTCGCTCAAGGCGCTTCAACAACTGCTGTTATTACTCCGACTCCTACAGACCAAGCTTTTGAGCTGAAAAGATTGGCTGATGATAAGTTTGGACAATCTCAATTCGCTGCTTCTATAGAGCTATACAAGCAGGCGTTAGATGCCGAAAAAAAGCTAGGCAATCAATCCCGTGCCGCTCAGATCTTGCAGCAAATGGGCGCTACCTACGTCCTGCTGAAAAATGACAATCAAGCCCTCGATGCCTATCAACAAGCTTCAGTTATCTACAAAAATCTTAAAGACCCTGAAGAAGCCGAAGCCTTGTACCATAGCGGGGAGGTTTACACAAACTTGCATCAGTACGATAAGGCTATCGCCGCCTATCAAAAATCACTAGCCTTGCAAAAAAAGCCAGAGACTCGCCTGCGGGGAAACGCGCTCTATAAGTTAGGCATTGCTTATGAGCAGACGGGCCAGCCCGACAAAGCGCTCAGTGCTTATCAACCCGCCGTCTTGATCCAGAAGAACTTTTTTGATCGCGTCGCCCTAAGCGATACGCTGATCCGAGTGGGAACTATTTACCAGAAGAAGAAACAGTATCCCAAAGCCTTAGAAGCATTTCAGCAAGCCCTCACCGTCAAGCGCGAAACCTTTAGCCAGTTCGGCCAGCAACAGATGTACAACAAAATCGCTCAGGTCTACCTCCAGCTCAATGAACCCTCAAAGGCCCTAGAGTCCTACGAACAGGCTCTAAAGATTGCGCGAGCCATTAAGGACCGCAAAGGTGAAAAAGTCATTCTCACAAGTCTAGGAACCATCTACGAAAAAGTAGGCCAGAAGACCAAAGCCTCCGAAGCTTTGAAGCAAGCAGAAGCCCTTGGGGGTTGA
- the atpH gene encoding ATP synthase F1 subunit delta: MRDSKLGQRVAQRYAEALRDLGNQNNLLDRFGADFTLIEAVLREEPLLAKFLASPVIDAQNKKDLLTRAFNQNVHPYTLNFLMLLVDRRRAMYLEVICQTFQKLLRELAKTALAEVASAVPLTPEQEEHLKARLVVLTKASRVELVKRVDPDLLGGLVVRFGDQVIDVSLRGQLRRLALQLSAS, encoded by the coding sequence ATGCGCGACAGCAAACTTGGGCAGCGTGTCGCCCAACGCTACGCCGAAGCCCTCCGGGATTTGGGCAATCAGAACAATCTCTTAGACCGCTTTGGGGCTGACTTCACGCTGATAGAAGCCGTTTTGCGCGAGGAGCCCTTGCTGGCAAAGTTCCTGGCTAGCCCAGTGATCGATGCCCAAAATAAGAAAGACCTCCTGACGCGGGCCTTTAACCAGAATGTCCACCCCTACACACTTAATTTCCTGATGTTGCTAGTGGACCGACGGCGGGCGATGTATCTGGAAGTCATCTGTCAGACTTTCCAGAAACTACTCCGAGAGCTAGCGAAAACAGCCCTGGCGGAAGTCGCTTCAGCCGTCCCACTCACCCCCGAGCAAGAAGAGCACCTCAAGGCTCGTCTGGTTGTGCTCACCAAAGCAAGTCGGGTCGAATTGGTCAAACGGGTGGACCCTGACTTGTTGGGGGGTCTGGTTGTACGCTTCGGAGATCAGGTGATCGATGTAAGCCTGCGCGGTCAGTTGCGTCGCCTCGCCCTACAGCTTTCAGCCAGTTAG
- a CDS encoding PAP/fibrillin family protein translates to MGISPEHVERLSKKLALLEGLLAYQEGQLTGIEAQRQLTQLSEDLAAVAPTYTQTEQAEMLTGLWQLLYTNRNSFSSLEQIPGFSIRRLFQAIRGQEQRVLNLAELVSVGPLKGLVAGQARFEPVGNQRIEVFFERVFITTPSLLTGERISTWVEQFLGGQAPALSFALQGQQGWLEIRYVDETLRIAVGNEGNLFILKRIHEESA, encoded by the coding sequence ATGGGGATCAGCCCGGAGCATGTCGAACGCCTGAGCAAAAAATTGGCCCTTCTAGAAGGACTGCTCGCCTATCAGGAGGGCCAGCTTACAGGGATTGAGGCCCAACGCCAGCTCACGCAACTTAGTGAAGACCTGGCAGCGGTGGCCCCCACCTACACTCAGACCGAGCAAGCAGAGATGTTGACGGGTCTCTGGCAACTCCTCTACACCAACCGCAACAGCTTTTCTTCTCTGGAGCAAATTCCGGGATTCAGCATCAGGCGGCTCTTTCAGGCAATCCGGGGACAAGAACAGCGGGTCCTCAATTTGGCTGAACTGGTTAGTGTGGGTCCGCTCAAGGGATTGGTGGCGGGTCAGGCTCGTTTTGAGCCTGTGGGTAATCAGCGGATTGAGGTCTTCTTCGAGCGTGTGTTCATCACCACACCCAGCCTACTGACAGGTGAGCGGATCAGCACGTGGGTAGAACAGTTCTTGGGTGGGCAAGCCCCTGCCCTCAGCTTTGCGCTCCAAGGGCAGCAGGGCTGGCTTGAGATCCGCTATGTCGATGAGACGCTTCGGATCGCCGTGGGTAATGAGGGAAACTTATTTATCCTCAAGCGAATTCATGAAGAGTCCGCTTAG
- a CDS encoding vanadium-dependent haloperoxidase has product MTENLMPESNATQEADLIETTSEPEVAPKRGNSRRMFLAGTVTAATAAVGAITAANAQLIGPTSVKQRLKDAQQLRTTTARVESGAPLVPHPANNDEALYFNKIGSYSKGLPHNNLGEVDLNAYNSLINAVSSGDPVAYNNIILGTNPPQVRLTDPQNALAFTLEGQDSHNYTMPAAYAFSSEEEAGEMVELYWMALLRDVPFSEYPTNPLAIQAAADLNRFQDYIGVTPATLFRSPVAGNAVGPYVSQFLLQPIPYGAQQAVPQAINAPTIGLDYMTQYAEWLSIERGFAPAQPQTFEPQLKFLYSGRTLAQWVHIDWPYNSTLNACLILLGYGSGAFDAGNPYTLANSRTQQGFNTFGGPHPLNLVSKAADLALKAAWFQKWQVHRRIRPEMFGGRVHNQLVGAANYPINSALLNSPVLPLIFEHNRQQNLARFGQNVGTYLQPQVFPEGSPTHPSYPSGHATFAAAGATVLKAFFNESFVIPRPVKPTPDGLGLEPYIVGVDGPALTIGGELNKLAANVARGRDIGGVHWRTDALNGNQLGEDTAITLLQDLRGIYNETFAGFSLTRFNGQTITI; this is encoded by the coding sequence GTGACTGAAAACTTGATGCCTGAGTCCAATGCTACTCAGGAAGCAGATCTCATTGAAACCACTAGTGAGCCGGAAGTTGCCCCCAAGCGCGGCAACAGCCGCCGTATGTTCCTGGCTGGAACCGTGACGGCAGCTACCGCCGCTGTCGGTGCGATCACTGCGGCTAACGCGCAGTTGATCGGTCCGACCAGTGTGAAACAGCGGCTTAAAGACGCCCAACAGCTACGCACCACGACTGCCAGAGTTGAGAGTGGAGCACCGCTCGTCCCGCATCCAGCTAATAATGATGAAGCCCTGTACTTCAACAAGATCGGCAGCTACTCTAAGGGCTTGCCCCACAACAACTTGGGCGAAGTAGACCTCAACGCTTACAACTCCTTGATCAATGCCGTTTCTTCCGGCGATCCGGTGGCCTACAACAACATCATCCTAGGTACTAACCCGCCCCAAGTGCGCCTGACCGATCCGCAGAACGCGTTGGCCTTTACCCTGGAAGGACAAGACTCCCACAACTACACCATGCCTGCCGCTTATGCCTTCTCTAGCGAGGAAGAAGCTGGTGAGATGGTTGAGCTGTACTGGATGGCGCTCTTGCGGGATGTTCCCTTCTCCGAGTATCCCACCAACCCCTTGGCAATCCAGGCTGCTGCTGACCTGAACCGTTTTCAGGACTACATCGGAGTCACCCCAGCGACCCTCTTCCGCTCCCCTGTTGCTGGGAATGCGGTTGGTCCCTACGTCTCGCAGTTCCTGCTACAGCCTATTCCCTACGGTGCTCAGCAGGCCGTCCCTCAGGCCATCAACGCGCCGACGATTGGGCTGGACTATATGACGCAGTACGCCGAGTGGCTGTCGATTGAGCGTGGCTTTGCCCCTGCTCAACCCCAGACCTTTGAGCCGCAACTGAAGTTCCTCTATAGTGGTCGGACCCTCGCCCAGTGGGTGCACATCGACTGGCCCTACAACTCTACCTTGAACGCTTGCTTGATCCTGTTGGGCTACGGGTCGGGTGCTTTTGATGCAGGCAACCCCTATACCCTGGCTAACTCCCGGACCCAGCAAGGCTTCAACACCTTCGGCGGTCCCCACCCGCTCAACTTGGTCTCGAAGGCAGCAGACTTGGCCCTGAAAGCAGCTTGGTTCCAGAAGTGGCAAGTACACCGCCGCATCCGTCCCGAGATGTTCGGTGGACGCGTCCACAACCAGTTGGTTGGCGCGGCTAACTACCCGATCAATTCAGCTCTGCTCAATTCTCCGGTACTGCCCCTGATTTTCGAGCATAACCGCCAGCAGAACCTCGCCCGGTTTGGTCAGAACGTCGGAACTTATCTGCAACCTCAGGTCTTTCCCGAAGGTTCTCCCACCCATCCGTCCTATCCCTCCGGTCACGCTACATTTGCAGCAGCAGGGGCTACGGTACTCAAAGCCTTCTTCAATGAGAGCTTTGTCATCCCCCGCCCGGTCAAGCCTACTCCCGATGGTCTGGGTCTCGAACCTTACATCGTCGGGGTGGATGGTCCTGCCCTGACCATAGGCGGCGAGTTGAATAAATTGGCAGCCAACGTCGCGCGTGGGCGTGATATTGGTGGCGTCCACTGGCGCACCGATGCCCTCAACGGCAACCAACTCGGCGAAGACACCGCCATCACCCTCCTGCAAGACCTGCGCGGCATCTACAACGAGACCTTCGCAGGCTTCTCGCTCACCCGGTTCAACGGCCAGACGATCACTATCTAA
- the atpB gene encoding F0F1 ATP synthase subunit A — MALLQPVSNLTLFASLEVGKHWDWNLAGFNVHGETILATWVAMSVLIILAWMGTRKLSRVPDGLQGFLEYGLGFMSNIAREQIGVKAYKSYTPLIATIFLFVFSANWLGQIPLRAFVHFPEGEFATPSNDVNTTLGLALIAILSFFYAGFRTAGLNFFKVFIMPNPLFLPIKIIEVFARVLSLTFRLFGNILAEELVLGVLILLVPFFVPIPLMVLFLFTSAIQALIFATLTAAYVGEAIEEGHHAIEPHHD, encoded by the coding sequence ATGGCGCTGCTTCAACCCGTATCGAACCTGACGCTCTTCGCTTCTCTGGAGGTGGGTAAACACTGGGACTGGAACCTCGCCGGTTTCAATGTCCATGGTGAAACTATCTTGGCAACCTGGGTAGCTATGTCGGTTCTCATCATCCTGGCCTGGATGGGGACACGGAAGCTCTCGCGGGTCCCGGATGGGTTACAAGGTTTTCTGGAGTATGGCCTGGGCTTTATGTCCAATATTGCCCGCGAGCAGATTGGAGTCAAGGCATACAAGTCCTACACTCCCTTGATTGCCACCATCTTCCTGTTTGTTTTTTCTGCTAACTGGTTGGGACAAATTCCTCTGCGGGCATTTGTTCATTTTCCAGAAGGGGAATTTGCTACTCCTTCGAACGATGTCAACACTACGTTGGGGCTGGCCCTGATTGCAATCCTCTCCTTTTTCTATGCTGGGTTTAGGACAGCGGGCCTCAACTTTTTTAAAGTTTTTATCATGCCCAACCCGCTTTTCTTACCTATCAAGATCATCGAGGTGTTTGCGCGGGTCCTCTCGCTCACATTCCGACTTTTTGGGAATATCTTGGCTGAGGAACTGGTCCTGGGTGTCCTGATTTTACTGGTCCCCTTCTTTGTTCCCATCCCACTCATGGTGCTTTTCCTCTTTACTAGCGCCATTCAAGCTTTGATCTTCGCGACGCTCACTGCCGCCTATGTGGGTGAGGCCATCGAAGAAGGTCATCACGCAATTGAGCCCCATCATGATTAA
- the ilvB gene encoding biosynthetic-type acetolactate synthase large subunit, with translation MVQTTGAYAVVDSMCRQGVRHIFGYPGGAILPIYDEIYRAEAEGKIEHFLTRHEQGAAHAADGYARATGRVGVCVATSGPGATNLVTGIATAHMDSVPMVALTGQVPRPMLGSDAFQEADIFGITLPIVKHSYAVEAPQDISRVFAEAFYIAGSGRPGPVLIDIPKDIGQAQFDYEPVQQVRIPGYRPTLKGNPRQIAAAAKLILEAEKPLLYVGGGAIASSAHRELLALAERCMIPVTTTLMGKGAFPETHPLSVGMLGMHGTAYANFTVTECDLLIAVGARFDDRVTSKLETFAARAKVIHIDIDPAEVGKNKGPEVPIVGDVRQVLMDLLKKLEDFKPRSERWLERIRRWREDYPLDTPHNGVQIFPQEVIIELRDQAPHAYYTTDVGQHQMWAAQYLTNGPRQWISSGGLGTMGYGYPAALGVQVGLPGEDVVCIAGDASFQMNLQELGTAVQYNLLVKCAIINNGWQGMVRQWQETFYEERYSHSRMDKGTPDFVKLAEAYGVKGMLVDHPDQLKPAVQEMLAAQEPVVCDFRVVKDANCYPMVAPGASNAEMLGLPRPIPLDLNRIQLIYCPSCGAKNPSTNHFCPECGGKL, from the coding sequence ATGGTACAAACCACTGGAGCCTACGCCGTTGTAGACAGCATGTGCCGCCAGGGCGTGCGCCACATTTTTGGCTACCCAGGAGGGGCGATCCTGCCGATTTATGATGAGATTTATCGGGCTGAGGCTGAGGGCAAAATTGAACATTTTTTGACCCGCCATGAGCAGGGAGCTGCCCACGCCGCCGATGGCTATGCCCGAGCGACAGGCCGGGTTGGGGTCTGCGTTGCTACCTCCGGGCCGGGAGCCACCAATCTAGTGACTGGGATTGCCACCGCCCACATGGATTCAGTGCCGATGGTCGCTCTGACCGGCCAGGTCCCGCGCCCGATGCTGGGCTCTGATGCCTTTCAGGAAGCCGATATTTTTGGAATTACGCTACCCATCGTCAAGCATTCCTACGCGGTTGAGGCCCCTCAGGACATCAGCCGTGTTTTCGCTGAAGCGTTTTACATCGCAGGTAGTGGTCGCCCAGGTCCGGTGCTCATCGATATCCCCAAGGATATAGGCCAAGCGCAGTTTGACTATGAGCCCGTTCAACAAGTCCGTATCCCCGGATACCGCCCGACTTTGAAGGGTAACCCCCGTCAAATTGCCGCTGCCGCCAAACTCATCCTCGAAGCGGAAAAGCCCCTTTTATATGTAGGGGGAGGGGCGATTGCCAGCTCAGCCCATCGCGAGCTTTTGGCGCTAGCCGAGCGATGCATGATTCCTGTGACCACTACCTTGATGGGTAAGGGGGCCTTTCCAGAGACGCATCCCCTCTCCGTCGGGATGCTCGGGATGCATGGGACGGCCTACGCCAACTTCACGGTGACCGAGTGTGACCTGCTAATCGCGGTGGGTGCCCGTTTTGACGACCGCGTGACGAGCAAATTGGAGACTTTCGCCGCCCGCGCTAAGGTGATTCACATCGACATTGACCCAGCGGAAGTTGGCAAGAATAAAGGGCCGGAAGTGCCGATTGTAGGCGATGTGCGGCAGGTCTTGATGGACCTATTAAAGAAACTGGAGGATTTCAAGCCGCGCTCTGAACGTTGGTTAGAGCGCATCCGACGCTGGCGGGAGGACTATCCGCTGGACACCCCCCACAACGGAGTCCAGATCTTCCCCCAAGAGGTCATTATCGAATTGCGGGATCAAGCACCCCATGCCTACTACACGACAGATGTAGGCCAGCATCAGATGTGGGCTGCGCAGTACCTGACCAATGGGCCGCGCCAGTGGATTTCCTCCGGCGGATTGGGGACCATGGGCTATGGCTATCCTGCTGCCCTTGGGGTCCAGGTAGGGTTGCCGGGAGAAGATGTCGTCTGTATTGCTGGGGACGCCAGTTTTCAGATGAACCTCCAGGAATTGGGCACAGCGGTCCAGTACAATCTGCTGGTCAAGTGCGCCATCATCAACAACGGCTGGCAAGGAATGGTCCGACAGTGGCAGGAGACTTTTTATGAAGAGCGCTACTCCCACTCGCGGATGGATAAGGGGACCCCAGACTTTGTGAAGCTAGCGGAAGCCTACGGCGTCAAAGGAATGTTGGTGGACCACCCCGATCAGCTCAAGCCTGCCGTTCAGGAGATGCTTGCCGCTCAGGAGCCGGTGGTCTGCGACTTCCGGGTGGTCAAGGACGCCAACTGCTACCCCATGGTCGCTCCAGGAGCAAGCAATGCTGAGATGCTGGGCCTACCCCGGCCTATTCCCCTTGACCTGAATCGGATTCAACTCATCTACTGCCCCAGTTGTGGGGCGAAGAATCCTTCGACGAATCATTTTTGTCCTGAATGCGGAGGCAAGTTGTGA
- a CDS encoding DUF1830 domain-containing protein, which yields MEQQGIDGPPPVPEDQQIHCAFANDTPNLQIIRIENIEGWYFERVVFPGQTLGFRATVEAVVQIYTCDHAGCLLDDHVRCLDLCVEGPFEGCTIRTLTNQIS from the coding sequence ATGGAACAACAGGGCATCGACGGGCCTCCCCCAGTCCCTGAGGACCAGCAGATCCATTGCGCTTTTGCCAACGACACCCCCAACCTTCAGATTATCCGCATCGAAAATATAGAAGGCTGGTACTTCGAGCGGGTAGTCTTTCCGGGACAGACCCTTGGCTTTCGGGCAACCGTGGAAGCTGTCGTACAAATATATACCTGTGACCATGCAGGATGCCTACTAGACGACCACGTCCGTTGCCTAGATCTGTGCGTCGAGGGACCTTTCGAAGGCTGTACGATCCGTACCCTGACCAATCAAATATCCTAG
- a CDS encoding HEAT repeat domain-containing protein — protein sequence MGIYFRKLSCVLLITAMMSLSFQALAQAPASLSVPKTNGSGVQQRLDAIRYLDSTRSTDAVRALTKFLQDPAPEVRGAAILALGRMGPAAQTIVPELTKALEDKDAGVRGKSASALGSIHTGAETAVPALTLALKDPDLGVRNTAAGALGRFGAKAASAVPALAELIHKEPEQYVREGVADALGNLGVAAVPALIDALVDKRPGVRTRAALALGAIGPAAKEAIPALMKAEQMDPVATMRGFASVALKQIKG from the coding sequence ATGGGCATCTACTTCCGCAAGCTCAGTTGCGTGCTCTTGATCACGGCCATGATGAGTCTGAGCTTTCAGGCGTTAGCTCAGGCTCCCGCTAGCCTTTCTGTTCCTAAAACAAACGGCTCGGGGGTCCAGCAGCGCCTGGATGCTATTCGTTATCTAGACAGTACCCGTTCTACTGATGCCGTGCGGGCACTGACGAAGTTCCTCCAAGATCCAGCGCCTGAGGTTCGCGGAGCTGCTATCTTGGCCCTGGGTCGGATGGGTCCCGCCGCCCAAACTATTGTCCCTGAACTTACTAAGGCCCTGGAAGACAAAGATGCTGGGGTGCGTGGCAAAAGTGCTTCGGCTTTGGGGAGCATCCATACTGGCGCGGAAACTGCCGTCCCAGCCCTGACTCTGGCGCTTAAAGATCCTGATTTGGGCGTGCGCAACACCGCCGCCGGAGCCCTCGGACGCTTTGGAGCGAAAGCAGCATCAGCGGTTCCTGCGCTGGCAGAATTAATTCACAAAGAGCCAGAGCAATATGTACGTGAGGGTGTGGCCGATGCCTTGGGTAACCTGGGTGTGGCAGCTGTACCTGCCTTAATCGATGCGCTGGTAGACAAAAGACCAGGAGTCCGCACGCGTGCGGCGTTGGCCCTTGGTGCTATCGGGCCTGCGGCAAAAGAAGCGATACCTGCCTTGATGAAGGCAGAGCAGATGGATCCGGTGGCTACCATGCGAGGGTTTGCTTCTGTTGCCCTCAAGCAGATCAAGGGTTAA
- a CDS encoding tetratricopeptide repeat protein, with amino-acid sequence MFIKVGAVYNKLGQPAQALDAYEKALSIARSIEGAMGEKAILMSLAKTYEKLGQKAKAQTYYKQAATLET; translated from the coding sequence ATGTTCATCAAAGTGGGTGCGGTCTACAACAAGCTAGGGCAGCCCGCTCAAGCCCTAGACGCCTACGAAAAGGCCCTGAGTATCGCTCGCAGTATTGAGGGTGCCATGGGGGAGAAGGCTATTCTCATGAGTTTGGCGAAGACTTACGAAAAACTAGGGCAGAAGGCCAAGGCCCAAACGTACTACAAGCAAGCAGCAACCCTAGAGACATAG
- a CDS encoding LeuD/DmdB family oxidoreductase small subunit encodes MSHKITGPVFVVGDNIDTDQIIPAEYLTLVPSKPDEYAKLGSYALIGLSGPYPPFVEPGATTSHYPIIVAGNNFGCGSSREHAPIALGAAGVEAVVAPSYARIFFRNCTSTGELYPWQSEEDLTAGCMTGDACTLDFEQNCLTNHRTGRTYPLKPLGDVGPVIDAGGLFAYARQTGMIASQ; translated from the coding sequence GTGAGCCACAAAATTACCGGTCCTGTCTTTGTGGTGGGAGACAATATTGACACCGACCAGATCATTCCCGCTGAATACCTGACCCTGGTCCCCTCCAAACCGGACGAGTATGCCAAGCTTGGTTCTTATGCGCTCATCGGGCTCTCTGGGCCCTATCCCCCCTTCGTCGAGCCGGGAGCCACTACCAGTCATTATCCCATCATCGTAGCTGGGAATAATTTTGGCTGCGGCAGCTCCCGCGAACATGCACCGATTGCTCTGGGGGCAGCGGGAGTTGAGGCGGTGGTAGCTCCTTCCTACGCCCGGATCTTCTTCCGCAACTGCACTTCTACAGGCGAACTCTATCCCTGGCAGTCCGAAGAGGATCTAACCGCAGGCTGCATGACTGGAGATGCGTGTACCCTTGACTTCGAGCAAAACTGCCTCACCAACCACCGCACGGGTCGAACCTATCCCCTGAAGCCCTTGGGGGATGTCGGTCCGGTCATTGATGCCGGGGGGCTATTTGCCTATGCTCGTCAAACTGGGATGATCGCCAGTCAGTGA
- the atpE gene encoding ATP synthase F0 subunit C has protein sequence MEIAIAGSVIAAGLAVGLAAIGPGIGQGNAASSAVEGIARQPEAEGKIRGTLLLSLAFMETLTIYGLVVSLILLFVILPGFKG, from the coding sequence ATGGAAATTGCAATTGCTGGATCTGTCATCGCCGCCGGTCTCGCTGTGGGTTTGGCCGCTATCGGCCCTGGTATCGGTCAAGGGAATGCGGCAAGCAGTGCTGTTGAAGGTATTGCCCGCCAACCGGAAGCAGAAGGCAAGATCCGGGGCACCCTGCTTTTGTCCCTCGCCTTCATGGAAACTCTGACCATCTACGGGTTGGTGGTCTCCTTGATTCTGCTGTTCGTCATTCTTCCGGGCTTTAAGGGCTAA